A single Lycorma delicatula isolate Av1 chromosome 12, ASM4794821v1, whole genome shotgun sequence DNA region contains:
- the LOC142332794 gene encoding uncharacterized protein LOC142332794 encodes MPTSAHGDDEVESGRFIQNIKHKSTNDRKFDALSSNELEFTLEFFIHQSQLAYFKSEINDLQNQRFISKQSKLSSLDPFLDYKGSLRVGGRLEHSNLSFDKKHQLILHPHANITRLINHSEHLRLLHAGLQLTHSSLCHRFWIVNAKIAIHSIVRKCLKCFRFNADNQSQQLGQLPSSRITPSRAFSSCAIDFGGPNMIRHGGQKSKILSKACIALFICLVTKAIHLEPVSDLTTESFVAALKQFIARRACLNSHPLFAISTDLKDPEPLTPGHFLIGSPLTSFPDPDFSETPENRLGRWQLLQKFIQVIWKRWSKDYLHQLQQRNKWRFPNRNLCEGDLVLICDDNTSPLFWKSGIATHAFMGSDNLVRVVATRTSNGVFRRPIHKLCLLPLSDN; translated from the exons atgcctacaagcgcccatggtGATGATGAAGTAGAGTCTGGCAG atttattcaaaatattaagcaTAAGTCTACTAACGATAGAAAATTTGATGCATTGTCTTCAAATGAATTAGAATTCACTcttgaatttttcattcatcaATCTCAGTTAGcatattttaaatctgaaattaatgatCTTCAAAACCAACGTTTCATTTCGAAACAAAGTAAACTCAGTTCGCTAGATCCATTTTTAGACTATAAAGGTTCACTTCGTGTAGGAGGTAGACTGGAACATTCTAATTTGTCTTTCGATAAAAAACATCAGTTAATACTACATCCTCATGCAAACATAACAAGGTTAATCAACCACAGTGAACATTTACGTCTTTTACATGCTGGACTCCAATTAACTCACAGTTCTCTTTGTCATAGATTTTGGATTGTGAATGCAAAAATAGCTATTCATTCTATAGTTAGAAAATGCCTAAAATGTTTTCGTTTTAATGCTGATAACCAATCTCAGCAACTTGGTCAATTACCCTCTTCTAGAATAACTCCTTCGCGAGCCTTTTCTAGTTGCGCTATTGACTTTGGTGGCCCTAATATGATTCGTCATGGCgggcaaaaatctaaaattctttcaaaGGCCTGTATTGCGCTTTTTATTTGCTTAGTTACTAAGGCTATTCATTTAGAACCTGTTTCAGATTTAACAACTGAATCCTTCGTTGCTGccttaaaacaatttattgctCGCAGGG CATGTCTTAATTCTCACCCACTTTTTGCTATTTCTACTGACCTTAAAGATCCTGAACCACTTACTCCTGGCCATTTCTTAATCGGTTCTCCTCTTACTTCATTTCCTGACCCAGACTTTTCTGAAACTCCAGAAAATCGTTTAGGTAGGTGGCAATTATTGCAgaaatttattcaagttatttgGAAAAGATGGTCTAAAGATTATTTGCATCAACTGCAACAACGCAATAAATGGCGTTTTCCTAATAGAAATCTTTGTGAGggcgatttagttttaatttgtgatGACAATACTTCTCCATTATTTTGGAAATCTGGAATTGCTACTCATGCTTTCATGGGTTCTGATAATTTAGTTAGAGTTGTTGCCACTCGTACATCAAATGGTGTATTTCGTAGACCAATACATAAATTGTGTCTGCTACCCTtatcagataattaa